The following coding sequences are from one Bradyrhizobium sp. WSM471 window:
- a CDS encoding aspartate/glutamate racemase family protein, which produces MSRPRILVINPNSNPAVTQGLEEALKPLGFEGGPELVCQTLTEGPFGIESQADVDGVAMPLRRLVEGDNSSAAFVIACYSDPGLQVCREGTDRPVFGIAECGVLTALARAETFGVIAIAQRSIPRHMRYLRQMGLTERLAGEQPLNMSVAETASGEGTLARMIEIGRALRDEDGARAIVMGCAGMARHRRPLEDALGIAVIDPTQAAVTMALGTVQFSNH; this is translated from the coding sequence ATGTCCCGACCGCGCATTCTCGTCATCAATCCAAATTCCAACCCTGCGGTCACGCAGGGGCTGGAGGAGGCGCTGAAGCCGCTCGGTTTCGAGGGCGGCCCCGAACTGGTCTGCCAGACGCTGACCGAGGGACCGTTCGGCATTGAAAGCCAGGCCGATGTCGATGGCGTCGCGATGCCGCTGCGCCGGCTGGTCGAGGGCGACAACAGCTCGGCTGCCTTTGTCATCGCCTGCTACAGCGATCCCGGGCTTCAGGTCTGCCGCGAAGGCACCGATCGCCCCGTGTTTGGCATCGCCGAGTGCGGCGTGCTGACCGCGCTGGCCCGCGCCGAAACCTTTGGCGTCATCGCGATCGCCCAGCGCTCGATCCCGCGTCACATGCGCTATCTCAGGCAGATGGGACTGACCGAACGCCTCGCCGGCGAGCAGCCGCTCAACATGAGCGTCGCGGAGACCGCCTCGGGCGAAGGCACGCTGGCCAGGATGATCGAAATCGGCCGCGCGCTGCGCGACGAAGACGGCGCCCGCGCCATCGTGATGGGCTGCGCCGGCATGGCGCGCCATCGCCGTCCCCTCGAAGACGCGCTCGGCATTGCCGTGATCGACCCGACACAGGCGGCGGTCACCATGGCGCTGGGTACGGTGCAGTTCTCGAATCACTAG
- the hydA gene encoding dihydropyrimidinase — protein MTEPAYDLIIRGGRVATTTDVFEADVAISGENIAAIGRGLPSAKREIDARGKLVLPGGVDSHAHIEQLSAAGIMNADTFESATVSAAFGGTTTVIPFAAQHVGMKLPQVVEDYHALAKKGAVIDYAFHMIIADATKETVEEHIPALVKQGHASIKIFMTYDRLKVDDEPLLDILLAARQSGAMLCAHAENHGIIAWMVKRLLARGYTMPKYHAVSHARVSEAEAFTRLIGMAALIDQPIMIFHVSTAEGAKVIRDARGQGLKVFAETCPQYLFLTAADLDKPGAEGAKWMCSPPPRTHADQEALWQALSLGDLQTISSDHAPYRYDETGKLRAGPNPNFKQVANGLPGLELRLPLLFDAMVSKGRLGLEKFVELTSTAPAKIYNLHPRKGSIAVGADADIAIWDPDRETVIADEMMHDLAGYTPFAGRKLKGWPVSVLSRGRVIIDGNKCLASAGSGQFLTRSGGEAAKPTGRLVADMDPERNFGAKLL, from the coding sequence ATGACTGAACCCGCTTACGACCTGATCATTCGCGGTGGGCGCGTCGCGACGACGACCGACGTCTTTGAAGCCGATGTCGCCATCTCCGGCGAGAACATCGCCGCTATCGGGCGTGGGCTTCCGTCCGCGAAGCGCGAGATCGACGCGCGCGGGAAGCTCGTTCTGCCCGGCGGCGTCGACAGCCACGCCCATATCGAGCAGCTGTCCGCGGCCGGCATCATGAACGCCGACACGTTCGAGAGCGCGACCGTCTCCGCCGCTTTTGGCGGCACGACGACGGTGATTCCGTTTGCCGCCCAGCATGTCGGCATGAAGCTGCCGCAGGTGGTGGAGGATTATCACGCACTGGCGAAGAAGGGCGCCGTGATCGACTACGCCTTTCACATGATCATTGCGGATGCGACCAAGGAAACGGTCGAGGAGCATATTCCGGCGCTGGTGAAGCAGGGCCATGCCTCGATCAAGATCTTCATGACCTATGACCGGCTCAAGGTCGACGACGAGCCGCTACTGGACATCCTGCTCGCCGCGCGCCAGTCCGGCGCGATGTTATGCGCCCATGCCGAAAACCACGGCATCATCGCCTGGATGGTGAAGCGCCTACTCGCGCGCGGCTACACGATGCCGAAATACCACGCCGTCAGCCACGCCCGCGTGTCGGAGGCGGAAGCCTTCACCCGGCTGATCGGCATGGCGGCGCTGATCGACCAGCCCATCATGATCTTCCATGTCTCGACCGCCGAGGGCGCCAAGGTGATCCGCGATGCGCGCGGGCAGGGGCTGAAGGTGTTTGCCGAAACCTGTCCGCAATACCTCTTCCTCACTGCTGCCGATCTCGACAAGCCCGGGGCGGAAGGCGCTAAGTGGATGTGCAGCCCGCCGCCGCGGACGCATGCCGACCAGGAGGCGCTGTGGCAGGCGCTGTCGCTCGGCGATCTCCAGACCATCTCGTCGGATCACGCGCCTTATCGTTACGACGAGACCGGCAAGCTGCGCGCCGGCCCCAATCCCAATTTCAAGCAGGTGGCGAATGGCCTGCCGGGACTGGAGCTGCGCCTGCCGCTGCTGTTCGACGCGATGGTGTCGAAGGGACGATTGGGCCTGGAAAAATTCGTCGAGCTGACATCGACCGCGCCGGCCAAGATCTACAATCTGCATCCGCGCAAGGGTTCGATCGCGGTCGGTGCCGATGCCGATATCGCGATCTGGGATCCCGATCGCGAGACCGTGATCGCCGACGAGATGATGCACGACCTCGCTGGCTACACGCCGTTTGCGGGACGAAAGCTGAAGGGCTGGCCGGTGTCGGTGCTGTCGCGTGGCCGGGTGATCATCGACGGCAACAAGTGCCTCGCGAGCGCCGGCAGCGGACAGTTCCTAACACGCAGCGGCGGTGAGGCGGCCAAGCCGACGGGGCGGCTCGTCGCCGACATGGATCCGGAACGGAATTTCGGGGCAAAACTGCTGTGA
- a CDS encoding NAD(P)-dependent oxidoreductase codes for MKIVIFGGTGFVGLNVTEALLARGHEVTLYDRAELPPSARRSLADYGARLKAVQGDITDADAIDALIAEGVDAIVLGAAITAGDELERASTARVLEINVMAQIPILLAAIRHGVRRVVNLSSASAYGAAGARVEILDEETPCDPVSFYAISKFTSERSVARHAELFGGDFLSVRLSALFGPWERPSSVRDTPSLQFQILAAFARGEPAIMPEAGMRDWIYAPDAAEAVAILIEADRPRHRLYNISRGGLWPALQWGEAFAALHPGLECRLAAPGENTVIKLHGPYRAPLSVTRMADEFGWRARFGCAESAAAMSAWLTQHKEWI; via the coding sequence ATGAAGATCGTCATCTTCGGCGGCACCGGCTTTGTCGGCCTCAACGTTACGGAGGCGCTGCTCGCGCGTGGCCACGAAGTGACGCTGTATGACCGCGCAGAGTTGCCACCATCCGCGCGGCGATCTCTTGCCGATTACGGCGCCCGGCTCAAAGCGGTGCAGGGCGATATCACCGATGCAGATGCCATCGATGCCCTCATCGCTGAAGGCGTCGATGCGATCGTGCTCGGCGCGGCGATCACCGCCGGTGATGAACTGGAGAGAGCGTCGACCGCACGCGTTCTCGAGATCAACGTGATGGCGCAGATCCCGATCCTGCTCGCCGCGATCCGTCATGGCGTCCGCCGCGTCGTCAATCTCTCGTCGGCATCGGCCTACGGCGCCGCGGGGGCGCGAGTCGAGATTCTCGACGAGGAAACGCCTTGCGATCCGGTCTCGTTCTACGCCATCAGCAAGTTCACCTCGGAGCGCTCTGTCGCGCGCCATGCCGAACTCTTCGGCGGTGATTTCCTGAGCGTACGGCTGAGCGCGCTGTTCGGACCATGGGAGCGACCGAGCTCCGTACGCGACACGCCAAGCCTCCAGTTCCAGATCTTGGCCGCGTTCGCCCGCGGCGAGCCGGCGATCATGCCTGAAGCGGGCATGAGGGACTGGATCTACGCGCCGGATGCGGCCGAGGCCGTGGCGATCCTGATCGAAGCTGACCGGCCGCGCCACCGGCTCTACAACATCTCCCGCGGAGGGCTTTGGCCTGCGCTGCAATGGGGCGAGGCCTTTGCGGCGTTGCATCCCGGCCTGGAGTGCCGCCTCGCGGCGCCGGGCGAGAACACCGTCATCAAGCTGCATGGGCCCTATCGCGCGCCGCTGTCGGTGACGCGGATGGCGGATGAATTCGGCTGGCGCGCGCGGTTCGGCTGCGCCGAGTCGGCGGCCGCGATGAGCGCCTGGTTGACGCAGCACAAGGAGTGGATCTGA
- a CDS encoding SDR family oxidoreductase, producing the protein MRLQGRTAIITGAGSGIGRASAKLFAEEGAHLALVDRDAAGLQETLSLVGEATTHVGDVGDAGFAETVVGDVVARHGRLDILMTAAGFSCGGTVLTTSPADWDAVFRTNVGGTWLWARAAVPQMQLQNSGSIITLASQLALAGGKGNSAYIAAKGAIVSLTRTMAVDFATDGIRVNAIAPGAIDTPMLRRSFARHANADEVGEASRNRHAMKRFGQADEVAQTALHLASDASSFTTGTVMVVDGGWLAA; encoded by the coding sequence ATGCGGCTGCAAGGGCGCACGGCCATCATCACGGGAGCGGGTTCGGGTATCGGCCGCGCCAGCGCCAAGCTCTTCGCGGAAGAGGGCGCGCATCTCGCTCTAGTCGATCGCGATGCCGCAGGACTTCAGGAGACCCTGAGCCTGGTCGGCGAAGCAACGACGCATGTCGGCGACGTCGGCGATGCCGGTTTCGCCGAGACCGTCGTCGGCGATGTCGTGGCGCGACACGGTCGGCTCGACATCCTGATGACCGCCGCGGGGTTTTCCTGCGGCGGCACGGTGCTGACAACGAGCCCGGCCGATTGGGATGCGGTGTTCCGCACCAATGTCGGCGGCACCTGGCTGTGGGCGCGGGCGGCCGTGCCGCAGATGCAGCTTCAGAACAGCGGTTCGATCATCACGCTGGCGTCGCAGCTCGCGTTGGCCGGCGGCAAGGGCAACAGCGCCTATATCGCGGCCAAGGGCGCGATCGTCAGCCTGACGCGGACGATGGCGGTGGATTTTGCAACCGATGGCATTCGCGTCAATGCGATTGCACCCGGTGCGATCGACACGCCGATGCTTCGCCGCAGCTTTGCCCGTCACGCCAATGCGGACGAGGTGGGCGAAGCATCCCGCAACCGTCACGCCATGAAGCGGTTCGGCCAGGCCGATGAGGTCGCGCAGACCGCGCTTCACCTCGCAAGCGATGCGTCCTCGTTCACGACCGGCACCGTGATGGTGGTCGACGGAGGCTGGCTCGCGGCATGA
- a CDS encoding NAD(P)-binding domain-containing protein, whose amino-acid sequence MSDALTELEAHVRADLVRIAHPGAAWLEPKTGPNGKPALDVLVIGAGQSGVAIGFGLMRSRVSNILLLDKAEEGKEGPWLTYARMPTLRSPKDYTGPDLDIPSLTYQSWHEARFGKESWQTLNLILREHWAEYLLWLRRTIGLPVRNGCELLEIRPAADGLLAARVKRGDGVETLHARKIVLATGQEGMGGWMIPEPLSHLPESSVATVADDIDFENLRGKRVAVIGAGASAFDNAATALEAGAAEVHLLCRRAQIQVIQPYRWLTFRGFLSHLSDLDDAWRWRFMRTILEMREGFPQPTYDRCANHANFTLHESAPIEAARETDDGLELQTPHGAIPADFVICGTGIDMNFAGRGELRAFAGNIATWADRYQPPESERNARLGRFPYLADDYAFTERVAGETPWISNIHLFAIASTMSFGPSGSSINAMTTAVPKLVTGLTRGLFRADVERHWASLRAYDVPQAVVTRPARNMEEPR is encoded by the coding sequence ATGAGTGATGCGCTGACAGAGCTGGAAGCGCACGTTCGTGCCGATCTCGTACGGATCGCGCATCCCGGTGCCGCCTGGCTCGAACCGAAGACGGGACCGAACGGCAAGCCGGCGCTGGATGTGCTCGTGATCGGCGCCGGCCAATCCGGCGTCGCCATCGGCTTCGGCCTGATGCGCTCCCGCGTCAGCAACATCCTGCTGCTGGACAAGGCCGAGGAGGGGAAGGAGGGGCCATGGCTCACCTATGCCCGCATGCCGACGCTGCGCAGCCCGAAGGACTATACCGGTCCTGACCTCGACATTCCGAGCCTGACCTATCAATCTTGGCATGAAGCCCGCTTCGGTAAGGAAAGCTGGCAGACGCTGAATCTGATTCTGAGGGAGCACTGGGCTGAGTATCTGCTCTGGCTACGGCGCACGATCGGCTTGCCCGTGCGCAACGGCTGCGAGCTTCTGGAAATCCGGCCGGCGGCGGATGGTTTGTTGGCCGCACGCGTGAAACGTGGCGATGGAGTCGAGACACTCCATGCGCGCAAGATCGTGCTCGCGACGGGGCAGGAGGGAATGGGCGGCTGGATGATCCCGGAGCCGCTGAGCCATCTGCCCGAGAGCTCGGTCGCAACGGTCGCCGATGATATCGATTTCGAAAACCTCCGCGGCAAGCGCGTCGCCGTGATCGGTGCCGGCGCATCGGCCTTCGACAATGCGGCGACCGCGCTGGAAGCGGGCGCGGCCGAGGTGCACCTGCTTTGCCGTCGTGCGCAGATCCAGGTGATCCAGCCCTATCGCTGGCTGACCTTCCGCGGCTTCTTGAGCCATCTCAGCGATCTCGACGATGCCTGGCGCTGGCGCTTCATGCGCACCATCCTCGAGATGCGCGAAGGCTTTCCGCAACCAACTTACGATCGCTGCGCAAATCATGCCAATTTCACATTGCACGAGAGCGCGCCGATCGAGGCAGCCCGCGAGACCGATGACGGCCTGGAATTGCAGACGCCGCACGGCGCCATACCTGCGGATTTCGTCATCTGCGGCACCGGCATCGACATGAACTTTGCCGGACGTGGCGAGCTGCGCGCATTTGCCGGCAATATCGCAACCTGGGCGGACCGCTACCAGCCCCCGGAGAGCGAGCGCAACGCGCGGCTCGGCCGCTTTCCCTATCTCGCCGACGATTACGCCTTCACCGAACGTGTTGCGGGCGAGACACCGTGGATCTCGAATATCCATCTCTTCGCCATCGCCTCCACCATGAGTTTTGGCCCGTCGGGATCGTCGATCAACGCGATGACGACCGCGGTGCCGAAGCTGGTCACTGGCCTGACGCGCGGCCTGTTCCGCGCCGATGTCGAACGACACTGGGCCTCGCTTCGCGCCTACGACGTGCCGCAGGCCGTGGTCACGCGGCCGGCGCGAAACATGGAGGAACCGCGATGA
- a CDS encoding ABC transporter substrate-binding protein, which yields MRFVSFRLASSVLATTALLLVATAPSQAQTRAETLRYVTGASVNTLDPNIPGSTRESFALSMSTYDRLVAFGRKQLNGKWVFDLDKITGELAESYDVSPDGLKLTFRLRKDAKFQDGSPVTAEDVKWSLDRCVTAPILGKAQLLTGSLTSADQFKVIDPLTIEVTLPKPDKLALPNLATVYPLIINSKVAKEHATPEDPWATAWLKEHTAGSGAYVIESFKPGEQVIIKRNEAWNRGSPDKPAFFKRVIVQSVPEPATRANLVERGDADLVVDLQASDVQSLEAKGKLKVVSTPQYNSITFVSMNNQIPPFDNVNVRRAIAFALPYEDMFKAALFGRGAPLFGANWPDGKPLNGIYPFQAPVKTDLDKAREYLKAAGLPEGFSTTFSFNVGQASTAEPMAALVKESLAKIGIKVDIQKLPDAQMSTQINEKKLPLFTEGIVAWLPSTDYFYRNFYTGNQRWNYSSINNPELATIAQEARFEPDKAKYEEDGRKLNAIHFSEMPQIPLWQPNQDAVMAASIEGYTYEFHRQVDYRDVSRK from the coding sequence ATGCGTTTTGTATCTTTCAGGCTGGCATCCTCCGTGCTCGCCACCACCGCGTTGTTGCTCGTCGCCACCGCGCCCTCGCAAGCGCAGACCAGGGCCGAGACGTTGCGCTATGTCACCGGCGCATCCGTCAACACGCTCGATCCCAACATCCCGGGCTCGACGCGCGAATCCTTCGCGCTCAGCATGAGCACATACGACCGCCTGGTGGCGTTCGGTCGCAAGCAGCTCAACGGCAAATGGGTGTTCGATCTCGACAAGATCACCGGTGAGCTCGCCGAATCCTACGACGTCAGCCCGGACGGACTGAAGCTGACATTCCGCCTGCGCAAGGATGCCAAGTTCCAGGACGGCTCGCCCGTGACCGCCGAGGACGTGAAATGGTCGCTCGATCGCTGCGTCACCGCGCCGATCCTCGGCAAGGCACAATTGCTGACGGGATCGTTGACGTCGGCCGACCAGTTCAAGGTGATCGATCCCCTCACGATCGAAGTGACGCTGCCAAAGCCCGACAAGCTGGCGCTGCCGAATCTCGCGACGGTCTACCCGTTGATCATCAACTCGAAGGTCGCCAAGGAACATGCGACTCCGGAGGATCCCTGGGCCACCGCCTGGCTGAAGGAGCACACCGCTGGCAGCGGTGCTTACGTGATCGAGAGCTTCAAGCCTGGCGAGCAGGTGATCATCAAGCGCAACGAGGCCTGGAACCGCGGCTCGCCCGACAAGCCGGCGTTTTTCAAGCGCGTCATCGTGCAGTCCGTGCCGGAGCCCGCGACCCGCGCCAATCTGGTCGAGCGCGGTGACGCCGATCTCGTCGTCGATCTCCAGGCCAGCGACGTGCAGTCGCTCGAGGCCAAGGGCAAGCTCAAGGTGGTCTCGACGCCGCAATACAATTCGATCACCTTCGTCTCGATGAACAACCAGATCCCGCCTTTCGATAACGTCAATGTCCGCCGCGCCATCGCCTTCGCGCTGCCCTATGAGGATATGTTCAAGGCTGCCTTGTTCGGCCGCGGAGCGCCGCTGTTCGGTGCGAATTGGCCTGATGGCAAGCCGCTGAACGGCATCTATCCGTTCCAGGCACCGGTGAAGACCGATCTCGACAAGGCGAGGGAATATCTGAAGGCCGCAGGACTCCCCGAGGGTTTTTCGACCACCTTCAGCTTCAACGTAGGCCAGGCCTCGACCGCGGAGCCGATGGCTGCTCTCGTGAAGGAATCCCTTGCCAAGATCGGGATCAAGGTCGACATCCAGAAGCTGCCGGATGCGCAGATGTCGACGCAGATCAACGAAAAGAAGCTGCCCTTGTTCACGGAAGGCATCGTCGCCTGGCTGCCGTCGACCGATTACTTCTACCGCAACTTCTACACCGGCAATCAGCGCTGGAATTACAGCTCGATCAACAATCCGGAGCTGGCGACGATCGCGCAGGAAGCACGCTTCGAGCCCGACAAGGCCAAGTACGAGGAGGATGGCCGCAAGCTCAATGCGATCCATTTCAGCGAGATGCCGCAGATCCCGCTGTGGCAGCCGAACCAGGACGCCGTGATGGCGGCCTCGATCGAGGGCTATACCTACGAGTTCCATCGTCAGGTCGACTATCGCGACGTCAGCCGCAAGTAA
- a CDS encoding ABC transporter permease, giving the protein MMTGLGATVARAGRRLLSSLPALFGVLVFTFLLMRVLPGDPAVFFASGPNAGKEEIEQIRKQMGLDKSVPEQLVFYLSDIGRGNLGRSMMTGQPVLKDLRERLPASLELTFTALLIALIAAVPLGVVAALKPGSLVDHGVRLFCALGVCVPTFVSGLLLIYVFYYLLGLAPDPTGRIDVFTSLPPQRTGFLSIDFLLAGDIEGWWAACKQLILPALSMALFVIAPLARITRASMLVSLGSDFVRTARSVGLSWQKVVVTYALRNAILPVITIAGIVFSTMLGANVLVEKVFSWPGVASYALDALLSSDYAPVQGFVLLMAGIFVLVNLVVDVCYGIADPRVSIG; this is encoded by the coding sequence GTGATGACCGGACTTGGTGCGACGGTGGCGCGGGCGGGGAGGCGGCTTCTGTCGTCGCTGCCGGCGTTGTTCGGCGTGCTGGTCTTCACCTTTCTCCTGATGCGGGTCCTCCCCGGAGATCCCGCGGTGTTCTTTGCCTCGGGACCCAATGCCGGCAAGGAGGAGATCGAGCAGATCCGCAAACAGATGGGGCTCGACAAGTCGGTGCCGGAGCAGCTCGTGTTCTATCTGTCCGATATCGGCCGCGGCAATCTGGGCCGCTCAATGATGACGGGGCAGCCGGTGCTCAAGGATTTGCGCGAGCGTTTGCCGGCCTCGCTGGAGTTGACCTTCACGGCGCTCCTGATCGCGCTGATCGCGGCGGTGCCGCTCGGCGTGGTCGCAGCCTTGAAACCGGGATCGCTGGTCGATCACGGCGTGCGGCTGTTCTGCGCGCTCGGCGTCTGCGTGCCGACCTTCGTGTCGGGCCTGCTGCTGATCTATGTGTTCTACTATCTGCTCGGTCTTGCGCCTGATCCGACCGGGCGGATCGACGTCTTCACCTCGCTGCCGCCGCAGCGCACCGGGTTCCTGTCGATTGATTTCCTGCTCGCGGGAGACATCGAGGGCTGGTGGGCGGCCTGCAAGCAATTGATCCTGCCGGCGCTGAGCATGGCCCTGTTCGTCATCGCGCCACTGGCGCGGATCACGCGTGCGTCGATGCTGGTCTCGCTCGGCAGCGATTTCGTGCGCACCGCGCGCTCGGTCGGATTGTCCTGGCAGAAGGTCGTCGTCACCTATGCGCTGCGCAATGCGATCCTTCCTGTCATCACCATTGCCGGCATCGTGTTCTCGACCATGCTTGGCGCGAATGTCCTGGTGGAGAAGGTGTTCTCCTGGCCGGGCGTTGCCTCCTACGCGCTCGATGCACTGCTGTCGTCCGACTATGCGCCGGTCCAGGGTTTCGTGCTGCTGATGGCTGGCATCTTCGTGCTGGTCAATCTCGTGGTCGACGTCTGCTATGGCATCGCCGATCCCAGGGTGTCGATCGGATGA
- a CDS encoding ABC transporter permease: protein MTSATLRHSVWILRGNPLTGVAAAGVLLFVLVAIFGPWLVPYDPVVSNVSEALQPPSAAHLAGTDQLGRDVFSRLVVAARLDLAIAVSAVGISFVIGAVVGSFCGYAGGRLDRSVGRFVDVMMAFPLFVLAMAMVAALGNRIENIVIATAIINLPFYIRFARAEVNVRRNVGWVEAARSCGESHFSVVLRFLLPNILPAMAVQISLNLGWAILNAAGLSFIGLGVKPPTPEWGIMVAEGARFISTGRWWLVAFPGLALMMAVLCFNLLGDGMRDILDPRMRT, encoded by the coding sequence ATGACCAGCGCAACCCTCCGCCATTCGGTCTGGATCTTGCGCGGCAATCCGCTGACTGGTGTCGCCGCGGCGGGTGTCCTGCTGTTCGTCCTGGTCGCGATCTTCGGACCGTGGCTGGTGCCCTATGATCCCGTCGTCTCCAATGTCTCGGAGGCCCTGCAGCCGCCGAGCGCGGCGCACCTCGCCGGCACCGACCAGCTCGGGCGCGACGTGTTCAGCCGCCTCGTCGTTGCGGCCCGGCTCGACCTTGCCATCGCCGTCTCGGCGGTCGGCATCTCCTTCGTGATCGGCGCCGTCGTAGGCTCCTTCTGCGGCTATGCCGGCGGCAGGCTCGACCGCTCGGTCGGCCGCTTCGTCGACGTCATGATGGCCTTTCCGCTGTTCGTGCTGGCGATGGCGATGGTTGCGGCGCTCGGCAACCGGATCGAGAACATCGTGATCGCGACCGCGATCATCAATCTTCCCTTCTACATCCGCTTCGCGCGCGCCGAGGTCAACGTCCGGCGCAATGTCGGCTGGGTGGAGGCGGCGCGTTCCTGCGGCGAGAGCCATTTCTCGGTGGTGCTGCGCTTCCTGCTGCCGAACATCCTGCCGGCGATGGCGGTGCAGATCTCGCTCAATCTCGGCTGGGCGATCCTGAATGCCGCCGGCCTCTCTTTCATCGGTCTTGGGGTCAAGCCGCCGACGCCGGAATGGGGCATCATGGTCGCGGAGGGCGCCCGCTTCATCTCGACGGGGCGGTGGTGGCTGGTGGCCTTTCCGGGCCTCGCCTTGATGATGGCCGTGCTGTGCTTCAACCTCCTCGGTGACGGGATGCGGGACATTCTCGATCCGCGCATGCGCACATGA
- the nikE gene encoding ABC transporter ATP-binding protein: MSEDLLRIDDLHVAFSTRRGTVEAVRGVTLKVEAGEMLGLVGESGSGKSVTGFATTRLLDSAGRVTAGKILFRGQDVTKLRGDDLRQLQGAAMSMIFQNPRAALNPIRTIGLQIADAILTHKRISKGAARAEALELLRAVQIREPEARMNAYPHELSGGMCQRVMIAIAISCNPALLIADEPTTGLDVTTQKVVMDLLAEIAAARGMATILITHDLGLAARYCRRIAVMERGRIVEEASPRTLFGAPQHAYTRRLVAASPTATSQIEDLVTEEEREGYAAVLSRPRQELAHGTPPLLEVRKLAKRFDEGAAAVADFSMTMAGGESVGLVGESGSGKSTTSRMICRLIDPSEGEIVFDGQSIGHVASRDFHRSRFRKDIQMVFQDPNESLNPRFTAFDCIAHPLMRLDGMRGGDALRKRVEDCADRVGLPLDLLPRFPHQLSGGQKARVGIARAIACRPRLLVLDEPTAALDVSVQAVVLQLLDRLRRENDIALLFVSHDLNVVRMLCDRTIVLRNGGIVEQGESRALFDNPTTDYTRKLVEAIPHIETGPVLAAAL, translated from the coding sequence ATGAGCGAGGACTTGCTCAGGATCGACGATCTCCACGTCGCATTCTCGACGCGACGCGGGACGGTCGAGGCCGTGCGCGGCGTGACGCTCAAGGTCGAAGCCGGCGAGATGCTCGGCCTCGTCGGCGAGAGCGGCTCGGGCAAGTCGGTGACTGGTTTTGCGACGACGCGGCTCCTGGATTCAGCCGGGCGCGTCACCGCAGGCAAGATACTGTTTCGCGGCCAGGACGTCACAAAACTCAGGGGCGATGATCTCCGGCAGCTCCAGGGCGCCGCGATGTCGATGATCTTCCAGAACCCGCGAGCGGCCCTCAATCCGATCCGCACGATCGGCCTGCAGATCGCGGACGCGATCCTCACTCACAAGCGGATATCGAAGGGCGCCGCCCGCGCCGAGGCGCTGGAGCTGTTGCGCGCCGTCCAGATCCGCGAGCCGGAAGCGCGGATGAACGCCTATCCGCACGAGCTCTCCGGCGGCATGTGCCAGCGCGTCATGATCGCGATCGCGATTTCCTGCAATCCAGCGCTCTTGATCGCTGATGAGCCGACGACCGGCCTCGATGTCACCACGCAGAAAGTGGTGATGGACCTCCTGGCGGAGATTGCCGCCGCGCGCGGCATGGCAACGATCCTGATCACGCACGATCTCGGCCTAGCGGCGCGATATTGTCGACGTATCGCGGTGATGGAGCGCGGCCGCATCGTCGAAGAGGCAAGTCCGAGGACGCTGTTCGGCGCGCCACAGCACGCCTATACCAGACGTCTGGTGGCGGCATCGCCGACTGCAACCTCCCAAATCGAAGACCTCGTGACGGAAGAGGAGCGGGAAGGCTACGCGGCTGTCCTCAGCAGGCCCAGACAGGAGCTCGCCCACGGCACCCCACCGCTGCTGGAAGTGCGCAAGCTCGCAAAACGCTTCGACGAGGGTGCTGCGGCGGTGGCGGACTTCTCGATGACGATGGCCGGCGGCGAGAGCGTCGGCCTCGTCGGCGAATCCGGCTCCGGCAAGAGCACGACGTCGCGGATGATATGCCGCCTGATCGACCCGAGCGAGGGCGAGATCGTGTTCGACGGGCAGTCGATCGGCCACGTGGCGTCGCGTGACTTCCATCGCTCGCGCTTCCGCAAAGACATCCAGATGGTGTTCCAGGACCCGAACGAGAGCCTCAACCCGCGCTTCACCGCCTTCGATTGCATTGCCCATCCCCTGATGCGGCTCGACGGCATGCGTGGGGGCGATGCGCTGCGCAAGCGCGTGGAGGATTGCGCCGATCGTGTGGGGCTGCCGCTGGATCTGTTGCCGCGCTTTCCGCATCAGCTCTCCGGCGGCCAGAAGGCGCGCGTCGGCATCGCCCGCGCCATCGCCTGCCGGCCGCGGCTCCTGGTGCTGGACGAGCCGACCGCCGCGCTCGACGTCTCCGTGCAGGCCGTGGTGCTGCAACTGCTCGACCGCCTGCGGCGCGAGAACGACATCGCGCTGCTGTTCGTCAGCCACGATCTCAACGTGGTGCGCATGCTTTGCGACCGCACCATCGTGCTGCGCAATGGCGGCATCGTGGAGCAGGGCGAGAGTCGGGCGCTGTTCGACAATCCCACGACCGATTACACGCGCAAGCTGGTCGAGGCGATCCCGCATATCGAGACCGGCCCGGTACTGGCGGCCGCGCTTTGA